One Spiroplasma endosymbiont of Dioctria linearis DNA segment encodes these proteins:
- a CDS encoding AIPR family protein produces MNFKFYKNYGNKEFYEKIITVEENINSKKYPFPVEIRKLLELFIDYEFSNVENIKTVGSKIKYIVDNKQASISITNKISKLNEIVKPFAHSGSDFSDVKFDQKKDMLNKMHEIITDYKEVYDEEFKESFYTDENKMYFEKKYSKKYFQQLLDEKELKDSECFELFSSKYLMKLDELEYEQRVVGGKNDGGINIFFIDDENYSINIAQCRYVSSITKEDIESSIDKIINTINCFNENRYNDKKDEIKSIGSNWLNYLEENNSISVSFITSAKIEFEISTILSKYKKQIQKKLGNEIKVNFSIICEKEIEEILKNDALKAGVKECKLELVDKDSYIEIKTENYSDVLLAVITGESLRKVYESQSREGQIFEKNVRGYIKNGKIDSGIKNTLKDNPEKFLILNNGLTIIAKNINRDGRHLKFDELFIVNGGQTTSLIGDSSINSSIKEVKVFVKIIDNSNENIIEEISEASNNQKPIKPIDLIANNRNVKKFHDLINSKKSKYRLIYKRADRLNQEAKRMNKKIVKTEDLMKLYFSFIEQKPGTARSGFKNQITKDNSDVIFRKFNSTKGNGYDFFLDLMYLEEIYEHNFKKWKTSNDKDELNKGKDLNEFEFLKNGKNATVALIGAMVYYITCFNKNVKPNIESYQNQRSKILLSSFIKKSEFENKSDKDDKFITLINLIAQESASVIKNSGMITTNFLKTDANYSKLFDEIILNFGSRNVTLVEQNCKELLTGMKFKK; encoded by the coding sequence ATGAATTTTAAATTTTATAAAAATTATGGTAATAAAGAGTTTTACGAAAAAATCATTACAGTTGAAGAAAATATTAACTCTAAAAAATATCCATTTCCAGTAGAAATTAGAAAGCTTTTAGAATTATTTATTGACTATGAATTTAGTAATGTAGAAAATATAAAAACTGTTGGTTCTAAAATAAAATATATAGTTGACAATAAGCAAGCAAGTATTTCAATTACAAATAAAATATCAAAACTAAATGAGATTGTAAAGCCTTTTGCTCATTCAGGTTCTGATTTTAGTGATGTCAAATTTGATCAAAAAAAGGATATGCTTAATAAAATGCATGAGATAATTACAGATTATAAAGAGGTTTATGATGAAGAATTTAAGGAAAGCTTTTATACAGATGAAAATAAGATGTATTTTGAAAAAAAATATTCTAAAAAATATTTTCAACAACTTTTAGATGAAAAAGAATTAAAGGATTCTGAATGTTTTGAATTATTTTCTTCAAAATACTTAATGAAATTGGACGAATTAGAATATGAACAAAGAGTGGTTGGCGGTAAAAACGATGGAGGTATTAATATATTTTTTATTGATGATGAAAATTATTCAATAAATATAGCCCAATGTAGATATGTAAGTTCTATTACAAAAGAAGATATAGAGTCTAGTATTGATAAAATAATTAATACAATTAATTGTTTTAATGAAAATAGATACAATGACAAAAAAGATGAAATTAAAAGTATTGGATCAAATTGATTGAATTATTTAGAAGAGAACAACTCAATTAGTGTATCATTTATAACATCTGCTAAAATTGAATTTGAAATTTCAACTATACTTAGCAAATACAAAAAGCAAATACAAAAAAAATTGGGCAATGAAATAAAAGTAAATTTTAGTATAATTTGTGAAAAGGAAATAGAAGAAATATTAAAAAATGATGCATTAAAGGCTGGAGTTAAGGAATGCAAATTAGAATTAGTAGATAAAGATTCATATATTGAAATAAAAACAGAGAACTATTCCGATGTCTTGCTGGCAGTTATCACTGGTGAGTCTTTGAGAAAAGTATATGAATCACAGTCAAGAGAAGGTCAAATATTTGAAAAAAATGTAAGAGGATATATTAAAAATGGAAAAATAGATAGTGGTATTAAAAATACACTTAAAGATAATCCAGAAAAATTTCTTATTTTAAATAATGGTTTAACTATAATTGCAAAGAATATTAATAGAGATGGTAGACATTTAAAATTTGATGAATTATTTATCGTTAATGGAGGACAAACAACTTCCCTTATAGGAGATTCTTCAATTAACTCATCAATAAAAGAAGTTAAAGTTTTTGTAAAAATAATTGATAATAGTAATGAAAATATAATTGAAGAAATCTCTGAAGCCTCAAATAATCAAAAACCAATTAAACCTATTGACTTAATTGCAAATAATAGAAATGTTAAAAAATTTCATGACTTAATCAATTCAAAAAAATCAAAATATAGACTTATATACAAAAGAGCTGATAGACTAAATCAAGAAGCTAAAAGAATGAATAAAAAAATTGTAAAAACTGAAGACTTAATGAAATTATATTTTTCATTTATTGAGCAAAAGCCTGGTACAGCAAGAAGTGGATTTAAAAATCAAATAACTAAAGATAACTCTGATGTTATTTTTAGAAAATTCAACTCTACTAAGGGTAATGGATATGATTTTTTTCTAGATTTAATGTATTTAGAGGAAATATATGAACATAATTTTAAAAAATGAAAAACTTCAAATGATAAAGATGAATTAAATAAAGGAAAAGACTTAAATGAATTTGAGTTCTTAAAAAATGGTAAAAATGCCACTGTAGCTTTAATTGGAGCTATGGTATATTATATTACTTGTTTTAATAAGAATGTAAAACCAAACATTGAAAGTTATCAAAATCAAAGATCAAAAATTTTATTATCTTCATTTATAAAAAAATCTGAATTTGAAAATAAATCAGATAAGGATGATAAATTTATTACACTAATAAATTTAATTGCCCAAGAAAGTGCTAGTGTAATTAAAAACTCAGGTATGATCACAACTAATTTTCTAAAAACAGATGCAAATTATTCAAAACTATTCGATGAAATAATACTAAATTTTGGATCAAGAAATGTAACATTAGTAGAACAAAATTGTAAAGAATTATTAACAGGAATGAAATTTAAAAAATAA
- a CDS encoding ABC transporter ATP-binding protein yields the protein MEEIIKFDNYTKKYKKKIIGPLNCSIKKARITALLGSSGSGKTVILNSLLGIIKDFKGKIEIESSSRKSEKYYLVNKKIGYYTQMDFSLYVVSSYKFLLDICIMMGIEKKESIKKIEYWMKYFDIWEAKDKSIRSFSWGMKNRMNLILCFIKDPEIIILDEPGANLDSYWRNKIKTLLIDAKKAGKTVVITVHNIDEIADIIDDFIIIDDGKNIFNGSTKELNVYAKYKLYVNEKFDEKDFRLFLNDLNIKTFKYDIDENSLVVAIENFKQINYLFLYLIKNNLPLKNLVKLPINMESIYKALEAKE from the coding sequence ATGGAAGAAATTATAAAATTTGATAATTATACTAAAAAATATAAAAAAAAGATAATTGGCCCTTTAAATTGTTCAATTAAAAAGGCAAGAATCACAGCTTTACTTGGGTCTAGTGGAAGTGGAAAAACTGTTATTTTAAATTCTTTATTAGGAATAATTAAAGATTTTAAAGGTAAGATTGAAATCGAGTCTAGTTCAAGAAAATCAGAAAAATATTATTTAGTGAATAAAAAAATTGGTTATTATACTCAAATGGATTTTTCTTTATATGTAGTTAGTTCATATAAATTTCTATTGGATATTTGTATTATGATGGGTATTGAAAAAAAAGAGTCAATTAAAAAAATCGAATATTGAATGAAATATTTTGATATTTGAGAAGCAAAGGATAAATCAATTAGAAGTTTTTCATGAGGAATGAAAAATCGTATGAATCTGATATTATGCTTTATCAAAGATCCAGAAATTATTATTCTTGATGAACCTGGAGCAAATCTTGATTCATATTGAAGAAATAAAATTAAGACTCTTCTAATAGATGCAAAAAAGGCTGGAAAAACTGTTGTGATAACAGTTCACAACATTGATGAAATAGCAGACATTATTGATGATTTTATAATTATTGATGATGGAAAAAATATTTTTAATGGATCTACTAAAGAACTAAATGTTTATGCAAAATATAAGTTATATGTAAATGAGAAGTTTGATGAAAAAGATTTCAGATTATTTTTAAACGACTTAAATATAAAAACTTTTAAATATGATATCGATGAAAACTCTTTAGTTGTAGCAATTGAAAACTTTAAGCAAATCAATTACTTATTTTTATATTTAATAAAAAATAATCTGCCATTAAAAAACCTTGTAAAATTACCTATAAATATGGAATCTATTTATAAGGCATTGGAAGCAAAGGAATAA
- a CDS encoding DeoR/GlpR family DNA-binding transcription regulator has translation MLKDERRKLIVELIDKQGFMKNITLSEMTDSTIQTIIMDIKDLDQEGRLIKVYGGGKSINSNQKVASRESFDEEKASLNINAKNKIGEVAASLIEDGDLIFIDTGTTTKQMIKFLIGKQIEVVTNGYSIALELLENDISVCLVGGTIITSTHATAGELALKFLDNFYFDKSFVGMNSLYGRDFYTTNIEEAMIKEKVFKNSAKSYVLMDSTKFESRNRIKVEVSKETVLISENFPSK, from the coding sequence TTGCTTAAAGATGAAAGAAGAAAATTAATTGTTGAATTAATTGATAAACAAGGTTTTATGAAAAACATTACTTTATCTGAAATGACAGATTCAACAATTCAAACAATTATTATGGATATAAAAGACTTAGACCAAGAGGGTCGCTTAATAAAAGTTTATGGAGGGGGTAAATCAATAAATAGTAATCAAAAAGTAGCTTCAAGAGAATCTTTTGATGAAGAAAAAGCTAGTTTAAATATAAATGCCAAAAATAAAATTGGTGAAGTAGCTGCTAGCTTAATTGAAGATGGTGATCTAATATTTATTGATACAGGAACAACTACTAAACAAATGATTAAATTTTTAATAGGCAAACAAATAGAGGTTGTTACAAATGGTTATTCAATTGCTTTAGAACTTTTAGAAAACGATATTTCTGTTTGCTTAGTTGGGGGAACAATTATAACTTCAACCCATGCAACAGCTGGTGAGTTAGCTTTAAAATTTTTAGATAACTTTTACTTTGATAAATCTTTTGTTGGTATGAATAGTTTATATGGAAGAGATTTTTATACTACCAATATTGAAGAAGCTATGATAAAAGAAAAAGTTTTTAAAAACTCGGCAAAATCGTATGTCTTAATGGATTCAACTAAATTTGAGTCACGCAATAGAATTAAAGTTGAGGTTTCAAAAGAGACAGTGCTAATCAGTGAAAATTTTCCTTCTAAATAA
- a CDS encoding ABC transporter permease has protein sequence MRKVIPGIWIVKFSFKLIIKERSFLIFNGLYILFSLFIAIYSIIQKNISNFLMIFDYYVLLTIFVILFIICLRLTQYFYVAKRDDKTMNIIVTQQLSRKKLFAYQFIAFILLIFINLFISFLLINIINMLFLLEINLFLLRITLTYLIYSFISCVFLISFFLLISLFTNIQVSTIVATLILASTFISNLPYTFLIQGEESKNISLSYKGKNTVFSVNEVYDSYDLKKHVLNKQMKYPNLGFAIYENFINNKYETDPNSLVNNFDSEKNIQERIEFWKKIGIVEEKNQIVDFKTPTKIIAANSSSKISKWKGDEISFRFELKYRFLSIEELKNKISNSSDEIDKKNLEEFINFTEYITSKFSDFQNKFYNLFDTFILLNDQENIEKNYIKNITKPEEENILFDSKNLLDIYQSYFSYSNNKLILENSKIKSLVEEDLFFPTMLSARILENYFIRYTNNMVIFENSTVIKNENWNRYSKSRKVYNIFFQLNFISNMMQNYAYYGGRNYEDMWFESESSSKIIFNKQDNLFMAKPTYTFKLNSENKIETNTYENFIEPYFYILLQLAISVINYYVAKFKFKKLDLGG, from the coding sequence ATGAGAAAAGTGATACCAGGAATATGAATAGTAAAATTTAGTTTTAAATTAATTATAAAAGAAAGATCTTTTTTGATATTTAATGGATTATATATTCTGTTCTCTTTATTTATAGCAATTTATTCTATCATTCAAAAAAATATTAGTAACTTCTTAATGATTTTTGATTACTATGTTTTATTAACAATATTTGTTATATTATTTATTATTTGTTTGCGATTAACTCAGTACTTTTATGTAGCCAAACGTGATGATAAGACTATGAATATAATTGTAACTCAGCAACTATCAAGAAAAAAATTATTTGCATATCAATTTATTGCATTTATATTATTGATTTTTATTAATTTATTTATTAGCTTTTTATTAATAAACATTATAAACATGCTTTTTCTTTTAGAAATTAACTTATTCTTGTTAAGAATAACATTAACTTATTTAATATACTCTTTTATTAGTTGTGTATTTTTAATAAGTTTCTTTTTACTAATTTCTCTATTCACAAATATTCAAGTTTCTACAATTGTAGCTACTTTAATATTGGCAAGTACATTCATTAGTAATCTTCCATATACTTTTTTAATTCAAGGAGAAGAAAGTAAAAATATTTCTTTATCTTATAAGGGAAAAAATACAGTTTTTTCTGTTAATGAAGTATATGATAGTTATGATTTAAAAAAGCATGTTTTAAATAAGCAAATGAAATATCCAAACTTAGGTTTTGCTATTTATGAAAATTTTATTAATAATAAATATGAAACAGATCCAAACTCATTGGTTAATAATTTTGATTCTGAAAAAAATATTCAAGAAAGAATAGAGTTTTGAAAAAAAATAGGAATTGTTGAAGAAAAAAATCAAATAGTAGACTTTAAAACTCCAACAAAAATAATTGCAGCTAATAGTAGCTCAAAGATTTCAAAGTGAAAAGGTGATGAGATTTCTTTTAGATTTGAATTGAAATATAGATTTTTATCTATAGAAGAATTAAAAAATAAAATTAGTAATAGTAGTGATGAAATAGATAAAAAAAACCTTGAAGAGTTTATTAATTTTACAGAATATATTACTTCTAAATTCAGTGATTTTCAAAATAAGTTTTATAACTTATTTGATACATTTATTTTATTAAATGATCAGGAAAATATTGAAAAAAATTATATTAAAAACATAACTAAGCCAGAAGAGGAAAATATTTTATTTGATAGTAAAAATTTATTGGATATTTATCAAAGTTATTTTTCCTATTCAAATAACAAATTAATTTTAGAAAACTCAAAAATTAAATCATTAGTGGAAGAGGATTTATTTTTTCCTACAATGTTAAGTGCACGTATATTAGAAAATTATTTTATACGTTATACAAATAATATGGTTATTTTTGAAAATAGCACTGTAATTAAAAACGAAAATTGAAATAGATATTCAAAGTCAAGAAAAGTATATAATATATTTTTTCAATTAAACTTTATCTCAAATATGATGCAAAATTACGCTTATTATGGTGGAAGAAATTATGAAGATATGTGATTTGAATCAGAGAGCTCAAGTAAAATAATTTTTAATAAACAAGATAATTTATTTATGGCTAAACCAACTTATACATTTAAACTTAATTCCGAAAATAAAATTGAAACCAATACCTATGAAAATTTTATAGAGCCATATTTTTATATATTATTACAATTGGCAATTTCAGTAATTAATTATTATGTGGCAAAATTCAAATTTAAAAAATTGGATTTAGGGGGGTAA
- a CDS encoding SHOCT domain-containing protein, translating into MKLKDLFYIKRGAVLNRSEHFIKECKNCSSNKFQTINVFPNNQRDFCKEITKEVFIKENDILVYLNYPYTIKIATKEDNNKIISSNYLILRSINKVNSKKTVQIIKEGIVANQDKSKKEIIKIEEFNDYNLRDYEYLMITSKVSLDRILTNLLKLIIINFTLLMLWLLLTSVLASIVQGTIIYTFVIVSICLTITIGVEIIVFLVLYFTNKNRVKISKTSKRLIKLQELYKNELISLEEYQKQRKEILNSI; encoded by the coding sequence ATGAAATTAAAAGACTTATTTTATATAAAAAGAGGAGCTGTTTTAAATAGAAGTGAACATTTTATAAAAGAATGCAAAAACTGCTCTAGTAATAAATTTCAAACTATAAATGTTTTTCCAAATAATCAAAGAGACTTTTGTAAGGAAATAACAAAAGAAGTTTTTATTAAAGAAAATGATATATTAGTTTATTTAAATTATCCTTATACAATAAAAATTGCTACAAAAGAAGATAATAATAAAATAATTTCATCGAATTATTTAATTTTAAGATCAATTAATAAAGTCAATAGTAAAAAAACTGTTCAAATTATCAAAGAGGGAATTGTTGCTAATCAAGATAAAAGTAAAAAAGAAATTATTAAAATAGAGGAATTTAATGATTACAATTTAAGAGATTATGAGTATTTGATGATAACTTCAAAAGTAAGTTTGGATAGAATCTTAACTAACTTATTAAAATTAATAATTATTAATTTCACATTATTGATGTTATGGTTATTGCTTACTTCTGTTTTAGCAAGTATCGTTCAAGGAACAATAATTTATACTTTTGTAATTGTTTCAATTTGTTTAACTATTACAATAGGAGTTGAAATTATCGTATTTCTTGTTTTATATTTTACAAATAAAAATCGAGTTAAAATCTCTAAGACAAGTAAACGCTTAATAAAGTTACAAGAACTATATAAAAATGAGTTGATATCATTAGAAGAATATCAAAAACAACGTAAAGAAATTTTAAACTCTATTTAG
- a CDS encoding class II fructose-bisphosphate aldolase: MKTSLKMELLKAQKLGYALPAFNFDNLEMMKAIIEAAEEENSPVILMVTESAAKYMGLDYVFALALTASNKSKVPVVLHWDHGFDIALIKKAIDAGFSSVMLDSSLKPFDENVKETLEVVNYAKSKGVEVESEIGHVGGKEDDRNSKSNGYSDINQTIEFNNLTKVDALAIAIGTSHGLFKGEVKLQFDLLKEIASKIKTPLVLHGSSQVPLKDLQKAIKLGITKINIGTDLKIACADGLKQYFTENPNDFDARKYGRFAIENVKKQAIIKIRAFGANNRA; this comes from the coding sequence ATGAAAACAAGTTTAAAAATGGAACTATTAAAAGCTCAAAAATTAGGTTATGCTTTACCTGCTTTTAATTTTGATAACCTTGAAATGATGAAAGCTATTATTGAAGCTGCTGAAGAAGAAAACTCTCCAGTAATTTTAATGGTAACTGAAAGTGCTGCTAAATATATGGGACTAGATTATGTCTTTGCCCTTGCTTTAACAGCATCCAATAAATCCAAAGTACCTGTTGTTTTACACTGAGATCATGGCTTTGATATTGCTTTAATAAAAAAAGCAATTGATGCTGGTTTCTCTAGTGTAATGTTAGATTCTTCTCTAAAACCCTTTGATGAAAATGTCAAAGAGACTTTGGAAGTTGTTAATTATGCAAAAAGTAAAGGTGTTGAAGTAGAGTCAGAAATTGGTCATGTTGGTGGTAAAGAAGATGATAGAAATTCAAAATCAAATGGTTATAGTGATATTAATCAAACAATTGAATTTAACAATTTAACAAAAGTTGATGCTTTAGCTATTGCAATTGGAACAAGTCATGGTTTATTTAAAGGTGAAGTTAAATTGCAATTTGACTTACTAAAAGAAATTGCTAGCAAAATTAAAACTCCCCTAGTTTTACATGGGTCTAGTCAAGTTCCATTAAAAGATTTACAAAAAGCTATAAAATTAGGAATTACAAAAATTAATATTGGCACTGATTTAAAAATAGCTTGTGCTGATGGATTAAAGCAATATTTTACAGAAAACCCAAATGACTTTGATGCCAGAAAATATGGTAGATTTGCAATTGAAAATGTAAAAAAACAAGCCATTATTAAAATTAGAGCTTTTGGTGCAAATAATAGAGCTTAA
- a CDS encoding DNA adenine methylase has product MEYIGSKKRLWKFIEKLIYPYIKDINSVCDLFSGTGVVAYNFKIKLEKKIIANDIQFYSYVQLKAILNNGKNLKYLNYGGLEKFINKLNSLKFKEGYFYKNYCPSDLNEFNRMFFTIDNAKKIDAIRIYIEKIYKNNKINETEYFYALFLLLNSVDKCSNTAVVFEAYLKKFKNSAIKPIEIKTYENIKFNSITYKVYNQDALKLIKKIKGDLLYLDPPYNSRQYSRNYHILETLVKYDNPKIKGKAGVRIDSFISGLSQKRTALLNMEEIVKEAKFKYILISYSNEGIIDFNLFIEMLEKYGSLSITEIDYSRFKSNIINTKAKRVTEYLILLKKEN; this is encoded by the coding sequence ATGGAGTACATAGGTTCTAAAAAAAGACTGTGAAAGTTTATTGAAAAATTAATTTATCCTTATATTAAAGATATTAATAGTGTTTGTGACTTATTTTCTGGAACTGGAGTTGTAGCATATAATTTTAAAATAAAATTGGAAAAAAAAATTATAGCAAATGATATTCAATTTTATAGTTATGTACAACTTAAGGCTATATTAAATAATGGTAAAAATTTAAAATATTTAAATTATGGAGGATTAGAAAAATTTATTAATAAGTTAAACTCATTAAAGTTTAAAGAAGGTTATTTTTATAAAAATTATTGCCCATCAGATTTAAATGAATTTAATAGAATGTTTTTTACTATTGATAATGCTAAAAAAATAGATGCAATTAGAATTTATATAGAAAAAATTTATAAGAATAATAAAATTAATGAAACCGAATATTTTTATGCATTATTTTTATTATTAAACTCAGTAGATAAATGTTCAAATACTGCTGTTGTTTTTGAGGCTTATCTTAAAAAATTTAAAAATAGCGCTATTAAACCTATTGAAATTAAAACTTATGAAAATATTAAATTTAATAGTATTACATATAAAGTTTATAATCAAGATGCACTAAAATTAATAAAAAAAATAAAAGGAGATTTACTTTACTTAGATCCACCTTATAATTCAAGGCAATACTCGCGAAATTATCATATTTTGGAAACTCTTGTAAAATATGATAATCCTAAAATAAAGGGTAAAGCTGGAGTAAGAATTGATTCCTTTATATCAGGTTTATCTCAGAAAAGAACAGCACTTTTGAATATGGAAGAAATTGTTAAAGAGGCAAAATTTAAATATATTTTAATAAGTTATAGTAATGAAGGAATAATTGATTTTAATTTATTTATAGAAATGTTAGAAAAGTATGGATCACTTTCAATTACAGAAATTGATTATTCAAGGTTTAAATCAAATATAATAAATACAAAAGCAAAGAGAGTTACAGAGTATCTAATTTTATTAAAAAAGGAGAATTAA
- a CDS encoding lipoprotein, with the protein MRKLLSLLGAISIVATSSATVVACGNKVDPIIEPGVNYDEIINNLKIEVDEIFWKHLNENVYKNLIGLPDTEGQFYFLTRNKIIENSGKNSDELDPFELEQLEKDIKRVLEYDQLSTDLNKLKSVNEYKIILNDVDSLLKNIIFDWKSLVIKSYVSENSDKLYLGNVIVDYKIQIQYKGEKDIETFDISENFKFTSTNSDSLKKASDDFYKNIAKDYFSSTDLEDRKHTNLNWEELRDTKKSYEGFGRVDKEFKEYYQDNSKDNGFESSIVNFIKKNYFEKVGNTLPLSFEGDLIYKSSEMDKYSLFKTVNQYRKYDDEKNIKFDYNSDSGRIFLNTIFRNDPNNSSTKNTLLSQYFTTSNYSIWKNDFETKKDSFIKELKLEENQIKETNEYKSSAALGYINLTGLSINLSNGMYIHELPDFKLAVNYFVNINQSDNQILSNMSEFSVETLKEWHKIFGVSHNYKYPEYNSKEDLLMTLNSSKLTEEITEKFTLQVWNQNSTSFFNDAFTLRGRPYLAETKINLLNNANLSENSLYNMSISDLETNYHGWTYSTFNWSANKKTGINIKANGKSELRNNKVMNFTFGYFNFHIDLDQITMGAMELEDKEIVKFI; encoded by the coding sequence ATGAGAAAATTATTAAGTTTACTAGGTGCAATAAGTATAGTTGCTACAAGTAGTGCTACAGTAGTGGCCTGTGGAAATAAAGTCGACCCTATTATTGAACCAGGAGTTAATTATGATGAAATAATTAACAATTTAAAAATCGAGGTGGATGAAATTTTTTGAAAGCACCTTAATGAGAATGTTTATAAAAACTTAATTGGTTTGCCAGATACAGAAGGACAATTTTATTTCTTAACAAGAAATAAAATAATTGAAAATAGTGGTAAGAACTCTGATGAGCTTGATCCTTTTGAATTAGAACAGTTAGAAAAGGATATAAAAAGAGTTTTAGAATACGATCAATTATCAACTGACTTAAATAAATTAAAAAGTGTAAATGAATATAAAATTATTTTAAATGATGTTGATAGTTTATTAAAAAATATAATTTTTGACTGAAAGTCATTAGTAATTAAATCATATGTATCAGAAAATTCAGATAAACTTTACTTAGGAAATGTAATTGTGGATTACAAAATTCAAATTCAATATAAGGGAGAAAAAGATATTGAAACTTTTGATATAAGTGAAAATTTTAAATTTACCTCAACAAATAGTGATTCATTAAAAAAAGCAAGTGATGATTTTTATAAAAATATAGCAAAAGATTATTTTTCTTCAACAGATTTAGAAGATAGAAAACATACAAATTTAAATTGAGAAGAGCTTAGAGATACTAAAAAATCATATGAAGGTTTTGGTAGAGTTGATAAAGAATTTAAAGAATATTACCAAGATAATTCAAAAGATAATGGATTTGAATCTTCAATAGTAAACTTTATTAAAAAAAATTATTTTGAAAAAGTGGGTAATACATTACCTCTTTCATTTGAAGGAGATCTAATATATAAATCTTCAGAAATGGATAAATATTCTTTATTTAAAACAGTAAATCAATATAGAAAGTATGATGATGAAAAAAATATCAAGTTTGACTATAACAGTGATAGTGGAAGAATATTTTTAAACACTATTTTTAGAAATGATCCAAATAATTCTTCTACAAAAAATACTTTATTAAGTCAATATTTTACAACTTCTAATTATTCAATTTGAAAAAATGATTTTGAAACTAAAAAAGATAGTTTTATAAAAGAATTAAAGTTGGAGGAAAATCAAATAAAAGAAACAAATGAGTATAAAAGTTCAGCTGCTTTAGGTTATATTAACTTGACAGGTTTATCAATTAATTTATCTAATGGGATGTATATACATGAGTTGCCAGATTTTAAATTAGCTGTAAATTATTTTGTGAATATTAATCAAAGTGATAATCAGATTTTATCTAACATGTCTGAATTCTCTGTTGAAACTTTAAAAGAATGACATAAAATTTTTGGAGTTTCACATAATTATAAATATCCAGAGTATAATTCAAAAGAAGATTTATTAATGACTTTAAATTCTTCAAAACTTACTGAAGAAATAACTGAAAAATTTACTTTACAGGTATGAAACCAAAATAGTACATCTTTCTTTAATGATGCATTTACTTTAAGAGGTAGACCTTATTTAGCAGAAACTAAGATTAATTTACTTAATAATGCAAACCTTAGTGAAAACTCATTATATAATATGTCAATTAGTGATCTAGAAACTAATTATCACGGCTGAACATATTCAACTTTTAATTGAAGTGCAAATAAAAAAACTGGTATTAATATTAAAGCAAACGGAAAAAGTGAATTAAGAAATAATAAGGTAATGAATTTTACTTTTGGTTATTTTAATTTTCATATTGATTTAGATCAAATTACTATGGGAGCTATGGAACTTGAAGATAAGGAAATAGTTAAATTTATATAA